In Desulfobacterales bacterium, the DNA window AAAGAAAGATGACTCGGATTGGTACCTGGATTGATACGCACTTGACGGAATCTCATTTGGCGGATATCTCAGAGGTCACTATCGGGCCGGTGACTCTGTTCAGTTTCGCCGTCACCTGAACGACACCGGCGTCACTGGGGGACTATCGCTTTTGTATTACAGCCAAAAACAAGAAAATCATTCGGTTCAATCCCTGCTGGAAACCGTGAAGAAAAACCGCGGCGGTATTCATTGCGTCGGAATGGGGGGGGCGGAACGAGCCTATCTAACTTCCCTGGTTTATGGAACCGCCCACCGGCCAATCATCGTCATTGCCCCCACGGCCAAGCAGGCGGAGCAATTCATTTCGGACATCATGTTTTTTACAGGCGACAAAGAAGCGACGCCCCTTTATTTTCCGGCCTATAATATTTTGCCGTCCCAGTATTTATCCTATCATAACGAAACGGCAGCCCAGCGCATCGCCACGCTATACCACCTCAGCGTATCCGACAAGCCGCTCATGGTCGTCACCACGGTCGGAGCGCTCTTGCAACGGATTCTCCCCAAAGCCGAGTTGGTGAATTTTGCCGAGCTACTCATGACCAATGAAGCCCTCGAGCGCGACCGCCTGGTATCCAAGCTGAACGCCGGCGGCTACACCCGCGCCATGATCGTGGAAGAACCCGGAGATTATTGTATTCGAGGCGGCATATTGGATGTTTTCTCGCCGCTGTATTCGGATCCGCTGCGAATCGAGTTTTTCGGGGATATGGTGGATTCCATCCGGTTTTTTTCCGCGGCCACGCAGCGCACAATTCGACCCATCGATGAGGCCGTCATTTTACCGGCACGCGAACTCGTTCTGAAAAAAGAAAATCTGGATCAGGTGTTTCAACGCATTCGGCAACTCGGCGCGGATCAGCACCTGCCGGTCACCCAAATCCGCGCCCTGGTGGACCGGATTAAAGCCGAAGGCATTTTTCCGGGCATCGAAAGCCTGACACCGATGTTTTTCCCGGAGTTGGACACCTTATTTAACTATGCGCCTCCTGATACGCTTTTCATTTCATTGGCGCCCAACGCCCTTAAGGATGCCGCCGAAGAGTTGACGCGTCGGGCGCAGGCTCATTATCAAAAGGCCCTTGAAGAACGCAGGCTATGTGTCCCGCTCGAATCCATGTATATTTCCCGACAGGAGGCTATTGCCCTGATCTCGGAAAGAGGCGCTTTGACCATGGACACCCTGGCCGTTGCCGCCGCACCTGCCGGGGCCGGTGCGCCGTCCTACCCGCCCGGTGAATCGCAATTTCATTTTCGTATCGAAGACACGGGCAATCTTCGTCTTGCACTGAAAGCCATGCGCGACCGGGAGCATCTATTTGAACCACTGATCGAGTGGATACACACGCATCGAAATGCCGGCCTGGACACCTTGCTCGTATGCCGCAGCCGGTCCCAGGCTGACCGGCTGTGCGCCTTGATATCGCCCTACGGAATTGATCCGGAATGCCATGCCGGATATCCGGAACCGGACCGACCTTCAAGGCGGGCAATCGTCTGCATCGGCCGGCTATCCGCGGGTTTCGTCTGGCCGGAAGCCGGACTGGCCGCGATCACCGATGAAGAAATTTTCGGCGGCGCGTATCGGCGGCAAAAAGCCATTAAAGCGGCTTCCGGAACCCAGTTGCTGGAACTGGCAGACTTAAAGCAAGGCGATCTTGTGGTTCATCAAAGCCACGGCATCGGGCAATATGAAGGGCTCACCAAGCTGACGCTGGAAGGCAACACCAATGATTTTATTCTCATCACCTACCGGGATGCGGATAAGCTCTATCTTCCGGTAGATCGCATGAATATGATTCAAAAATACATGGGTGTGGACAGCATCACGCCGGTCCTGGACAAGCTGGGCGGAAAAACCTGGGAGAAAATCAGGGAAAAGGTCAAGCGTTCCACAGAAAAGATCGCCGGCGAACTGCTCAAGCTCTATGCCGCGCGAAAGGTGGAAAAAGGCACTGCCTTTACGGCCGTTGACCGCTCCTTTAGAGAATTTGAAACGGCCTTTCCCTATGAAGAAACCGCTGATCAGATGAAAGCCATCGATGTCGTTCTCGCGGACATGGGCCGGGAGCAGCCCATGGACCGGCTAGTTTGCGGCGATGTGGGATACGGAAAAACCGAGGTAGCGCTTCGCGCCGCCTTTCTGGCCGCCAACAGCGGCAAGCAAGTGGCGGTTCTCGTCCCGACCACGGTGCTGGCGGAACAGCATTTTAAATCTTTCTCGGAACGATTCGCACGCTATCCCTTTTTTGTGGAATGCTTAAGCCGGTTCCGATCCCCCAAAGAACAACGAGCCATCATCGAGAATCTAAAGACGGGCAAGATCGATATCATTATCGGTACGCACCGGTTGTTGTCCAAGGATGTATCCTTTAAAGATATCGGACTGATCATCCTGGATGAAGAGCAACGATTCGGCGTCACACACAAGGAAAAACTGAAAAAACTGCGGCATACCGTGGATGTGCTGGCCCTGACCGCCACGCCCATTCCCCGGACGTTGCACTTATCGATGATGGGGGTGCGCGACATCAGCATTATTTCCACACCACCCGAGCAACGCCACCCCATTGTGACCTACATCTGCGAACCCGACGATGTCACCATCACCGAAGCCGTTCAAAAAGAGCTCGACCGAGACGGCCAGGTGTTTTTCGTGCATAACCACATTTCCGATATCGACGCCATGGCGACGCACATTCAAAAACTGGTGCCACAAGCGCGTCTCGGCATCGCTCACGGCCGCATGCCCGAAGGCGCGCTTGAAAAAGTGATGCTCGATTTTCTAAACCACCACATCGATATTCTGGTCTGCACCACCATCATTGAATCCGGGCTTGATATCGGCACCGCCAACACGATTTTGATTAATCGGGCGGACCGTTTCGGTCTGGCGCAAATCTATCAATTGCGCGGCCGGGTGGGAAGATCCGACGAACAAGCTTATGCCTATCTCTTTATTCCCAGGGACAGCACCATAACCGTCGATGCCCAGAAACGCCTCAAGGTGCTCATGGAACACAGCGATTTGGGCTCCGGGTTTCAGATCGCCATGAATGACCTTAAAATCCGCGGCGGCGGCACGATTCTGGGGGCATCCCAGTCCGGCCATATTGCCGCCGTGGGGTACGATATGTTCCTTCAACTCATGGAAAATTCGATCAGCGAGATGAAAGGCGAGCCGGTCATCGAGGCGCTGGAGCCAGAGATCAACATCACGGTATCCGCCTTTCTTCCGGAAAATTATATTCCCCATATCGATCAGCGTCTGGCCCTTTACCGGCGTCTTTCAAGACTCACCGAAGTAAAGGAACTCTCTGATTTTAAATCCGAACTGACCGATCGATTCGGTACGCTGCCCCCCGAAGCGGCCAACCTGCTGCTTAAGATTCTGCTTCGCGTGCTTTGCATCAAGGCCGGTGTGCGACGGCTTGATCTGAGCGGATTCAATCTGGTGTTGAGCTTTTCCGAACCCCACCAGAAACGCCCCTTTGCGCTCGTCGATTTGGTCACCAAATCCCCGAACATGTATCGGTTCACGCCGGAGCAGGGCTTGCGGGTGCATCTGTCCACCGGCCCGCCTACGAGCCTTCTGGCGCAGACTAAAAACATCTTGAAAGAAATCATGCAACATGTTAACGCCTGAGCACTTTAACTATCCGTATGTTTTTAAATTCCGTGCCGTCAAGACCACGGCGGGGAAAAAACGGGGGTTCACCTCAGCCGGTTATCAGCGAATTTATTTCGTTGCAACCGGCTATTTTACCAGGATAAATGGACTGCAACATGATTGGAAGCAAATCATCCCATCCCATCCGCACCATGGCCCGCCGATTCTTCAGGGCCGTGACTTGTATCAGCATACTTTTCACCGCATCACCGGCACTTTCGGCTCAGCCTCAGGTGGTGGATCGAATCGTTGCCGTGGTCAACGGTGACATTATTGTGCATCAGGATATTAACGAAATGTTGGCGCCATTGGTGGCGGAACTGCTGCAGTCCGGACAACCACCCGAAAAGATAAACGAAATAATTTTTGATCAACGCCAAAGGCTTTTAAGTATGCTCATAGATCAAAAACTGATGCTTCAGGCAAGCACCAAATATGAAATCACCGTTAGCGACAAGGAGGTGGACGCCGCTGTCGAGCGCATGAAAGAAGCCAATAAACTCACCGATGAAAGGCTTCGAAGCGCCTTGCAAAACCAGGGCCTCTCCATGGCTGAATTTCGAAATAATTACAGGGAGCAAATCCTGTTGAACCGAATCGAGAACCTGGAAGTGACCTCCCGAATTGTCGTGTCCGAAGACGATATCAAAGCCTATTATGCGCAGCATGCGGATGAATATAAAGGCGCGCGGCAATACCATTTGCGACACCTCATGATGGATGCACCGGCCTATGCACCCGCCGAGGAAAAAACAACCGCGTACAAGAGAATGGAAGCGGCGATGCTCGCACTGAAGGCAGGAGAACCCTTTGTCGAAGTGGTGAAACGGCATGCGGATCGGAAATATGCCGTCGCAGAAGGGGAACTGGGACTGTTTAATCTCGAAGATCTCGCGCCGGCGCTCAAAGAAGCGGTTGAAAATCTCGCCATCGGCCAATACACTCCCATTCTGGAAACCGGGCAAGGCTACCAGATCATCTATTTGGAAAATATAGTTGAGACGCAATCCGTATCCTTGGCGGAAAAAAAGGACGAAATAAGAGAAAAGCTGTTAAGAGAAACGGTAAAACAAAGAAAACAAGACTGGCTCGAAACCCTGCGCAAAAACGCACAGATAAAAATAATCAACTAATCTAAATGCCGCTATAAATGCGGCTTCATAGCTTGAACCCGTTTGATCCGTATCATCGGCGTTTCCGGCCAGGCGACCTTGTCCGTTTATAAAATGACACATACTCACAAGGCGGTAAGCTGATTTCAACTTCGGCGTTAGAGAATATTATCAGTTGGTGCCGGATGCTCTTCGTCTGGAGACGACAATGATCGAACATAAAGTGAAACAGAATAGAGACATTGATTACGATGCGATGTCTTTCGGACGATATTTGAAAGCGCTCCGCCTTGAAAAAGGCATTTCAATCAAGCGAGTGTCCTTTGAAACCCGCATAAAACCGGACATGCTCAATGCGATTGAAACCGAAGATCACGACAAGCTGCCCGACCCGGTATTTGTGAAGGGCTTTTTAAAAGCTTATGCCACGCTCATCGGCGCCAACCCCGATGAGACCGTGCAGCGGTACCTGGCCAATTGCCATTTGCACATTCAGACCGCCCGATATGAAGCCGATTTGATTCGCTCGCGCAAACGGCTTTGGCTACGGCTGACTGTTTCACTGGGGGCACTGGCATGCCTGATCTTTTTCTCCGTATGGCTGACATCGGCGCCCGACACAATTAAAAAAGAAGCACCGCCAATTGCGCCGGCCATTGCAACGCCTGCACGGGAAAAAGCGCCCGTAATCGCTCCGGAGACGCCCGAGCCAAAACAACCCGCCCCGGTCACGGCAACGAATACGCTGGTGATTGCAGGGGTGAAAGAAACATGGGTCAAGCTCATCATTGATGAGCAAACGCCCAAAAAATATACCATTAATGCAGGAGACCGGTTGGAATTTACTGCCGAACACGGCATCAACCTATTGATAGGAAACGCCACGGGTGTCAATTTGATATTCAACCATAAGCCGTTTCCGATTCACGGAAAACCGGGACAAATGGTGACACTGCGGTTGCCTTGAGCCGATAATCCGTGTAGGATTGAGCAATTCCGCTTTTTAAACTTTCTATTACACGAAAGCGGCCGGGTGACCTATGGAAAAAGATCTCAACAGAATTCTGATAGACAGTATCAACCGCCTGATACGACGCAACGCCATTCACCATCTTCGCAAAATCGTCAACCGAACGCATGCTGCCGATCTGTCGGTCGCCTTTCAATCCCTGCCCGTCGCACATCAACGCAAACTATTTGATATGATAGATGATGTTGAAGATCAAGGGTTGTTGCTCAGCATGCTCGACCGGGATACGTTTCAGAAACTCATTGACGGCATCGATCTGGACAAGGTGGTCGAAATTTTCGAAAAAATGCCCAATGACGACGTCGCGGATCTCATTGCCCTGTTGCCCCCGGAAACATCGGACGCCTTGCTTCAAAAAATGAAGCGGGAAGGCTCCGATGAAGTCGAAAAGCTCCTCAAATATGATGATGAGACCGCCGGCGGTATCATGGTACCGGACTTTATCGCGCTTAAAGAAGATACCACGGCCCGTGACGCCATTGCCTCCCTCCAGACCGAATTCGCCGATGTCGAAATGCCCTTCTATTTGTATGCGGTGGATGAATACGGCAAACTCGTCGGTGTCAGCTCGCTTCGGCAACTGGTTGTGGTACCGCCGGAAACACCCCTGAAATCCTTTATCACCACCGACGTGATTTCGGTACGAACAGACACCGACCAGGAAGAAGTGGCCAAAATCGTCGCCCGATACGACATTCTGGCCGTTCCGGTGGTGGATGAAAACCATCGATTGGTGGGTATTGTCACGGTGGATGATGTCATCGACATTATTCGAAAGGAAGCCACCGAGGACATTTTGAAAATGGCCGGCGCCGGCGAGGAGTTCGTGGAAACCAAATCCATCCTGCGAAGCACGCGGATTCGGTTGCCGTGGCTATTTGTGAGCTGCCTGGGCGGACTTTTGGCCGCGTTTGTCATCGGCCACTTCGAAGCCAGCATCAAACAGATAGCCTATCTGGCGGCCTTTATTCCGGTGATCGGCGGCATGGGCGGAAATATCGGCACTCAATCCTCCACGATTGTCGTCCGCGGGCTTGCCACAGGCCGGCTGCATGTTCGGGATATCTGGTCGGTGGTCCGCAAGGAACTGACCATCGGATTTTTTCTCGGATCCCTTTACGGACTCTTCATCGCAACCGTCGCCCAATTTCGCTATAACACATACATCGTGGCTGTTTCGGCGGGACTGGCCCTGATCTGCTCGATGTCCATTGCAGCCCTGGTTGGCTCACTGGTTCCCATGCTCTTTGAGCGAATTAAAATCGATCCGGCGGTCGCAACGGGGCCCTTTGTAACGACTGCGGTGGACATTATCAGTGTTTTTACCTATTTCTCAATCGCCACCGCGCTCATGGGTATCTAAGGCCCATGCCGGATTTTTCCACGCCTGCCGTCCTGCTCCGCCGGGTTGAATATGGCGATTATGATCTTATTCTAACCTTTTTTACCCGATCCGAGGGTAAAATTCCCGTCATCGCCAAGTCCGCCAAAAAAAGTGTCAAACGATTCGGCGGCATGCTGGAATTATTTTCCCTGCTGAACATTGTCTGTGCCACCGGACCGGGCAGACGCCTGCCCCTGCTTCGGGAGACCTCTCTTGATGCAGGGTTGCCGAAACTGGCCGCGGATATCACCAAAACCGCGATAGCCGGCTACTGGGCAGAAATCGTCAATGAATGGTCTGAAGAGGGCAAACAGCAGATTCACCTTTATCACCTGCTTCGGTATGCGTTGATCGAGCTGAACCGGGGGGAAATCCCCCCCCCGGTGCTCTCGATGGCATTCCAGATGAAATTTCTGTCCCTGGCAGGTCTCGCGCCCAATCTGACCGATTGTCAGGCGTGCAATCGAAAAATTACCGATATGGAAGGCAATCACCTTTCATTCAACATTAAAACAGGCCGCTTAACCTGCAGCCAATGTCAAAAAACAACCACCGAGGGCCTTCACCTCACCAAGGGCACGGTCCGCCAGCTTCAGTGGATGGACCGGATTCCCCTGAATCAGGTATCCCGAATCCGCTGCCTTCCCCAAGCCATCAAAGAGGGGCAGGCATTTTTGGAAACCTTTTTGCCCCATCATTTGGGGAAACGGCCCAAGAGCCTGGACTTTTTAAATAAGATAAGGTCATAAGCCATGCCTATTCACTATCAAGAAGGCGCGTTGCATCATTTCCTCACATCCACGCCGATCCGCGCTTCGGCGCCCTGCCGCATCGATATGGGCGGAACCTTGGATATTCGCTCGTTTTATCTGCCCTTGGGGCACCTTTCCCCCTGCACCGTCAATATCGCACTGAACCTGCGAACCAGCGTCAGCCTGCAGCCCTATGAAACGGGCCGAATCAAAGTGAGTTCAAAAGGGTTTGACAGCGCCGCCTTTCCGTTGGATACTGCGCCTTTTAATCATCCGATGGGGCTGATTTTTGCTGTGGCAAGCTATTTCCGGGCGGAGGGAGTGCATGTGCACATCGACTCAACCTCCCCCCCGAGAAGCGCGCTGGGGGGCTCGTCCGTAGCCGCCGTGGCACTGGTCGCCGCGTTTGACGCGGCCTGTTGCGCCATCGAAAAACGGCCGCAAATGAATCCATCGCAAATCGCACGATTGGCGCACGCCATTGAGGAAAGCGTGGCGGGGGTTCCCTGCGGGACTCAGGACCAATTGGCGGCCGCCTTTGGCGGTGTCAATGCCTGGTATTGGCGATATGGCCCGGACGGCCCATTTTTCGAGCAGCGCGCCCTTGCGCCGGAAATGGCCGGCATGATGGAAAAACGCCTGCTAGTCGCCTACTGCGGCATCCCGCATGAATCAAAGGATGTCAATTCCCGCTGGGTGCGGCAGTTTCTGGCCGGAGACACGCGGGATAACTGGGCAAGCATCGTGACGCTGGTCCATCGGTTTGAACAGGCCTTACGCACCATGAATATGGACGAGGCCGTTGCCGCCATGAACCGGGAGATGGCCCTTCGAAAAGAAATGACACCGGATGTTTTGGATGATATCGGAAACAAACTGGTAACAGCGGCCCTTGAAACCGGTTGCGGCGCCAGAATTTCAGGCGCCGGCGCGGGCGGTTGTATCTGGGCGCTGGGTGAACCCGAGCGCATGCGCCGGTTGCGCACTGAATGGCACCGGATTGCCGGTGCCCGGCAAGACGCCCGCCTGCTCGATGCGGGCATTGACATGCGCGGTGTTATGATAGAAACCGGGGGCTGCACGGCCATCCCGGAAAATGACGAGGTTTATTAATGAACTTTCAAGATGTTATTTTAACACTGCAATCCTATTGGTCCAAAAAAGGATGCTTGCTGGTTCAGCCCTACGATCTGGAAGTGGGGGCCGGCACCTTCCATCCGACCACCCTGCTCAAAGCCATCGGTCCGGAGCCGTGGCGGGTCGCCTATGTGCAACCCTCCCGCCGCCCGACGGATGGCCGTTACGGCGAAAACCCCAACCGGTTGCAGCATTATTATCAGTTTCAGGTGATGTTAAAGCCCTCCCCCACGGATGTCCAGCAATTGTATTTGGAAAGCTTGAAAGCCCTGGGCGTGGATCCGCTGGCCCACGATATCCGCTTTGTGGAGGATGACTGGGAGTCTCCCACGCTGGGCGCCTCAGGGCTTGGCTGGGAGGTCTGGCTGGATGGCATGGAGATCACCCAGTTTACGTATTTTCAACTGGCGGGCAGCATCGAGTTGTCCCCGATTCCCGTGGAAATCACCTACGGTCTGGAGCGTATCACCATGTACTTACAGGGCGTCGATAATGTCTATGATCTGAAATGGAACGATTCGGTCACCTATGGCCAGGTATACCATCAGCAGGAAGTGGAGCAATCGACCTATAATTTTGAGAAGGCGGACGTGAAAAAACTCCTTGGTTTTTTTAACGCCTATGAAGCTGAATCCAAGCAACAGATCGATTCGGGCCTTGTGGTGCCAGCATATGAATACTGCCTTAAGTGCTCCCACACCTTTAACCTGCTCGATGCACGAGGGGCCATCAGCGTCACGGAGCGAACCGGATATATCGCCAGAATCCGGAATATGGCGCGGTTATGCGCGGAAAAATATCTTCAGCAGCGAGAGAAGATGGGCTTTCCGTTGGTCAGAGAAAAAGGCGATGGAGTCTAACATACAAGCAAAAGCATGCATCTTTGGCAATGCTACATCAACCATCTTTCAGCTATTAGCTATCAGCTATCAGCTATTAGCTATCAGCTATCAGCTATCAGCTATCAGCTATCAGCTATCAGCTATCAGCTATCAGCTATTAGCTATCAGCTATCAGCTATCAGCTATCAGCTATTAGCTATTAGCTTCCGGCAAAGCCGGCAGGGGTAGGCATGAAACGGTTATTATTCGAGATAGGCGCGGAGGAAATTCCGGCGGGGTATATTGAGCCGGCGTTAAAGGCGCTGCAGGAAAATTTGCTCAAAAAATTGACACGCGCACGCATCGATCACGGCGCGGCAACCACCTTCGGAACGCCCAGGCGGCTTGCGGTAAGTGTGGCGGATGTGGCGGAAAAACAAACCCCGGTCACGACGGAAGTCATGGGGCCGCCGGAGAAAGTCGCCTTTGACGCAACAGGGCAGCCCACCATGGCAGCCCGAAAATTCGCTGAAAAAGTGGGGCTAAGCGTCGCGGAACTCGGCGTAACCGAGACACCCAAAGGCCGATACTTATGCGCCGTGACTGCCGATGCCGGAAAATCCACCGAAACCTTATTGGAAACGATATTGCCGGAGCTCATCACGGCCATTCCCTTTCCCAAGACCATGAAATGGGCGGATAAGCAGGTTCTCTTTGCCAGGCCCATTCACTCTATTCTGGCCCTTTTTGGTACGAAAGTGGTCTCGTTCTCTTTTGCCGGTCTTCAAAGCGACGCCTGGACGTGGGGCCACAGCATCATGCGCCGGGAACAAATACCCGTGCCTTCTCCGGAAGCCTATGTGGATATTCTGAGAGAAGCGGACGTCATCGCGGATATCACCGAGCGTAAAAACAGGATTATCGACGAAATTCAGCGCTGCGCCGAAAAGGTGGGCGGCCGCGTGCTGCCGGACGAAGCCCTGCTGGATATTGTCACGCAGCTCGTGGAATGCCCCCTGCCGGTGGTGGGTAATTTTGATGCCGGATACCTGGAGTTGCCCGGGGAAATACTGATTACCGCCATGCGGGAACACCAGAAATACTTCGCGATAATTGATGCCTCCGGAAGCCTGATGCCGCATTTCATCGCCATCAACAACACCCGAACCAGGGACGTGGCGCTGTCCGTCAGAGGCCATGAGCGCGTCCTGCGCGCTCGGCTTGAAGATGCCCGGTTTTTTTACCGCACCGACCGGGCCGTAGCCCTTGAGACCTGGGTCTCGCGCCTTAACAACGTGCTTTTTCAGGCAAAGCTCGGCTCGGTGTACGATAAGGTGGTTCGCATCGGCAAAATTGCAGAATACCTGACCGCGCAACTCCCCTGCCCGCCGGAAACCGCCGCCCATGCGATTCGGGCTGCCTTTCTGTGCAAGGCGGATCTGATGAGTCAGACCGTGGGGGAATTTCCGAAATTGCAAGGCATCATGGGCCGCGTGTACGCGCTGGCGGCCGGTGAACCTGCTGCCGTGGCAACCGCGATCGAGGAACACTACCAGCCCACCTATTCCGGCGGCGCCCTGCCCCAGAGTCTTGCCGGTGCCGTTGTGGCAATTGCGGATAAAATCGATACCATCTGCGGATGTTTCAGCGCGGGTCTGATTCCCACGGGCGCGGCGGATCCTTATGCCCTGCGCCGCCAGGCAATCGGCATCATTCAGATTCTGCTCGAAAGGAATGTTTCCGTTTCATTGATGGCGCTGATTCAAACCGGAACAGCCCTTTTCTCTTCCACCGCCGATCAGAATTCCGCCGAAACCGCGCAAAAGGTGTATGATTTTTTCAGCGGCCGCATGACCCACCTGCTCTCGGATTTAGGCTACTCCAGGGATGTGGTCGCCGCGGTCACCAGCGTGACGGTGGACCATGTTCCCAATGTGTGGAACCGGGTACGCGCGCTTGAGAAATTAAAGGCCGAACCCGACTTCGAGCCCCTGGCCATCGCCTTCAAGCGCGTGGTCAATATCATCAAAAAATCGGATACCGCTGTCGGCGCCGCGCTGAATGAGGGGCTTTTCGAGGCCCCCTGCGAAGGGGATCTTTTGAACGCATTCAAAAAGGTTCGTGCTCAAGTCGCCGATAACCTAAATAACCATTGCTTTGAAGAGGCGCTGCGGCAAATCGCTTCCCTGCGTGGTGCGGTCGATGCCTTTTTTGACGGCGTCATGGTCATGGCGGAAGATGAAACCATCCGCGCCAACCGCCTGGCCCTTTTGGGCCAAATCTCGGATCTATTCGCCATGTTTGCAGATTTTTCAAAACTATCAACGTAAACGGAGAAGGAGGAAATAATGCCGTTCGATGCCGAAAAAGATAAAATGCTCAAAAAATGGCGCTGTGAGGAAACCGGTTTGGTGGTTTCCATCAATCAATATGGAGATGGAGAACCCAAGGTGCAGATCGGCCCCCGCGTCATCATCAAGAAAAACGGTGAGGAAAGCCAGCGGAAATCCGGCCGCTTGTCCATTGAGGATTTGTCGTGGTTTTACACGATCATTGATGAAGTAAAGGATGAGCTGTCCGCGCTGGCAGGCCCAGAGTGATC includes these proteins:
- the mfd gene encoding transcription-repair coupling factor gives rise to the protein MYYSQKQENHSVQSLLETVKKNRGGIHCVGMGGAERAYLTSLVYGTAHRPIIVIAPTAKQAEQFISDIMFFTGDKEATPLYFPAYNILPSQYLSYHNETAAQRIATLYHLSVSDKPLMVVTTVGALLQRILPKAELVNFAELLMTNEALERDRLVSKLNAGGYTRAMIVEEPGDYCIRGGILDVFSPLYSDPLRIEFFGDMVDSIRFFSAATQRTIRPIDEAVILPARELVLKKENLDQVFQRIRQLGADQHLPVTQIRALVDRIKAEGIFPGIESLTPMFFPELDTLFNYAPPDTLFISLAPNALKDAAEELTRRAQAHYQKALEERRLCVPLESMYISRQEAIALISERGALTMDTLAVAAAPAGAGAPSYPPGESQFHFRIEDTGNLRLALKAMRDREHLFEPLIEWIHTHRNAGLDTLLVCRSRSQADRLCALISPYGIDPECHAGYPEPDRPSRRAIVCIGRLSAGFVWPEAGLAAITDEEIFGGAYRRQKAIKAASGTQLLELADLKQGDLVVHQSHGIGQYEGLTKLTLEGNTNDFILITYRDADKLYLPVDRMNMIQKYMGVDSITPVLDKLGGKTWEKIREKVKRSTEKIAGELLKLYAARKVEKGTAFTAVDRSFREFETAFPYEETADQMKAIDVVLADMGREQPMDRLVCGDVGYGKTEVALRAAFLAANSGKQVAVLVPTTVLAEQHFKSFSERFARYPFFVECLSRFRSPKEQRAIIENLKTGKIDIIIGTHRLLSKDVSFKDIGLIILDEEQRFGVTHKEKLKKLRHTVDVLALTATPIPRTLHLSMMGVRDISIISTPPEQRHPIVTYICEPDDVTITEAVQKELDRDGQVFFVHNHISDIDAMATHIQKLVPQARLGIAHGRMPEGALEKVMLDFLNHHIDILVCTTIIESGLDIGTANTILINRADRFGLAQIYQLRGRVGRSDEQAYAYLFIPRDSTITVDAQKRLKVLMEHSDLGSGFQIAMNDLKIRGGGTILGASQSGHIAAVGYDMFLQLMENSISEMKGEPVIEALEPEINITVSAFLPENYIPHIDQRLALYRRLSRLTEVKELSDFKSELTDRFGTLPPEAANLLLKILLRVLCIKAGVRRLDLSGFNLVLSFSEPHQKRPFALVDLVTKSPNMYRFTPEQGLRVHLSTGPPTSLLAQTKNILKEIMQHVNA
- a CDS encoding SurA N-terminal domain-containing protein, which encodes MIGSKSSHPIRTMARRFFRAVTCISILFTASPALSAQPQVVDRIVAVVNGDIIVHQDINEMLAPLVAELLQSGQPPEKINEIIFDQRQRLLSMLIDQKLMLQASTKYEITVSDKEVDAAVERMKEANKLTDERLRSALQNQGLSMAEFRNNYREQILLNRIENLEVTSRIVVSEDDIKAYYAQHADEYKGARQYHLRHLMMDAPAYAPAEEKTTAYKRMEAAMLALKAGEPFVEVVKRHADRKYAVAEGELGLFNLEDLAPALKEAVENLAIGQYTPILETGQGYQIIYLENIVETQSVSLAEKKDEIREKLLRETVKQRKQDWLETLRKNAQIKIIN
- a CDS encoding DUF4115 domain-containing protein, which produces MIEHKVKQNRDIDYDAMSFGRYLKALRLEKGISIKRVSFETRIKPDMLNAIETEDHDKLPDPVFVKGFLKAYATLIGANPDETVQRYLANCHLHIQTARYEADLIRSRKRLWLRLTVSLGALACLIFFSVWLTSAPDTIKKEAPPIAPAIATPAREKAPVIAPETPEPKQPAPVTATNTLVIAGVKETWVKLIIDEQTPKKYTINAGDRLEFTAEHGINLLIGNATGVNLIFNHKPFPIHGKPGQMVTLRLP
- the mgtE gene encoding magnesium transporter yields the protein MEKDLNRILIDSINRLIRRNAIHHLRKIVNRTHAADLSVAFQSLPVAHQRKLFDMIDDVEDQGLLLSMLDRDTFQKLIDGIDLDKVVEIFEKMPNDDVADLIALLPPETSDALLQKMKREGSDEVEKLLKYDDETAGGIMVPDFIALKEDTTARDAIASLQTEFADVEMPFYLYAVDEYGKLVGVSSLRQLVVVPPETPLKSFITTDVISVRTDTDQEEVAKIVARYDILAVPVVDENHRLVGIVTVDDVIDIIRKEATEDILKMAGAGEEFVETKSILRSTRIRLPWLFVSCLGGLLAAFVIGHFEASIKQIAYLAAFIPVIGGMGGNIGTQSSTIVVRGLATGRLHVRDIWSVVRKELTIGFFLGSLYGLFIATVAQFRYNTYIVAVSAGLALICSMSIAALVGSLVPMLFERIKIDPAVATGPFVTTAVDIISVFTYFSIATALMGI
- the recO gene encoding DNA repair protein RecO; this encodes MPDFSTPAVLLRRVEYGDYDLILTFFTRSEGKIPVIAKSAKKSVKRFGGMLELFSLLNIVCATGPGRRLPLLRETSLDAGLPKLAADITKTAIAGYWAEIVNEWSEEGKQQIHLYHLLRYALIELNRGEIPPPVLSMAFQMKFLSLAGLAPNLTDCQACNRKITDMEGNHLSFNIKTGRLTCSQCQKTTTEGLHLTKGTVRQLQWMDRIPLNQVSRIRCLPQAIKEGQAFLETFLPHHLGKRPKSLDFLNKIRS
- a CDS encoding galactokinase; the encoded protein is MPIHYQEGALHHFLTSTPIRASAPCRIDMGGTLDIRSFYLPLGHLSPCTVNIALNLRTSVSLQPYETGRIKVSSKGFDSAAFPLDTAPFNHPMGLIFAVASYFRAEGVHVHIDSTSPPRSALGGSSVAAVALVAAFDAACCAIEKRPQMNPSQIARLAHAIEESVAGVPCGTQDQLAAAFGGVNAWYWRYGPDGPFFEQRALAPEMAGMMEKRLLVAYCGIPHESKDVNSRWVRQFLAGDTRDNWASIVTLVHRFEQALRTMNMDEAVAAMNREMALRKEMTPDVLDDIGNKLVTAALETGCGARISGAGAGGCIWALGEPERMRRLRTEWHRIAGARQDARLLDAGIDMRGVMIETGGCTAIPENDEVY
- the glyQ gene encoding glycine--tRNA ligase subunit alpha — its product is MNFQDVILTLQSYWSKKGCLLVQPYDLEVGAGTFHPTTLLKAIGPEPWRVAYVQPSRRPTDGRYGENPNRLQHYYQFQVMLKPSPTDVQQLYLESLKALGVDPLAHDIRFVEDDWESPTLGASGLGWEVWLDGMEITQFTYFQLAGSIELSPIPVEITYGLERITMYLQGVDNVYDLKWNDSVTYGQVYHQQEVEQSTYNFEKADVKKLLGFFNAYEAESKQQIDSGLVVPAYEYCLKCSHTFNLLDARGAISVTERTGYIARIRNMARLCAEKYLQQREKMGFPLVREKGDGV